From one Fusobacterium mortiferum ATCC 9817 genomic stretch:
- a CDS encoding immunity 51 family protein: MTKDLQEKIKPFFWVEHDNSYSVCLTVGEYLQEVFDTRVEEGFEGNGYDWASLAQVFLDEKCPELQEKVDFDPEGSMFVAYSENKEALIDFISKFKEACENREEILDLFSRAELD; the protein is encoded by the coding sequence ATGACTAAGGATTTACAAGAGAAGATTAAACCATTTTTCTGGGTAGAACATGATAATTCATACTCAGTTTGTTTGACAGTAGGAGAATATTTACAGGAAGTATTTGATACTCGTGTAGAAGAGGGATTTGAAGGAAATGGATATGATTGGGCTAGTTTAGCACAGGTATTTTTAGATGAAAAATGTCCAGAGTTACAAGAGAAGGTAGATTTTGACCCAGAGGGTAGTATGTTTGTAGCATATTCAGAGAATAAAGAGGCTTTAATAGATTTTATTTCTAAGTTTAAAGAGGCTTGTGAGAATAGAGAGGAGATTTTAGATTTATTTAGTAGGGCTGAATTAGATTAA
- a CDS encoding DUF4253 domain-containing protein, whose protein sequence is MVEMSELAKEFVEFFDCEYEYFPKNTYEEIMEKFEKYVEDGKEKGYFPVIVTVDETLLECLAFNVSDDEEFNIEDIRKYREKYISSIYSEGGENILKDLVNRRKEEAEDDEIAWEEEIIGEFEDSGEDRLNSPIGFLDYRTEKPVELFIVKVPVKNPWEIFAWLPMGNWNECPTTSEHMAISRYWFEKYGAVPISMTHDVVEYRVEKVIKTEDEAMEVAVEMYGYCPDVDQSYDTLGLLAGSLVDSSVWYFWWD, encoded by the coding sequence ATGGTAGAAATGAGTGAATTAGCAAAGGAGTTTGTAGAATTTTTTGACTGTGAGTATGAATATTTTCCTAAAAATACCTATGAAGAGATAATGGAAAAGTTTGAAAAATATGTGGAAGATGGAAAAGAGAAAGGATATTTTCCTGTTATTGTAACAGTAGATGAAACACTTTTAGAATGTTTAGCTTTTAATGTATCAGATGATGAAGAGTTTAATATAGAAGATATAAGAAAATATAGAGAAAAATATATCTCCTCTATCTATTCAGAAGGTGGAGAAAATATATTGAAAGATTTAGTGAATAGAAGAAAAGAGGAAGCTGAAGATGATGAAATAGCTTGGGAAGAGGAAATAATAGGAGAGTTTGAAGATAGTGGAGAGGATAGACTTAACTCTCCAATAGGATTTTTAGATTATAGAACAGAAAAACCTGTTGAACTATTTATAGTAAAAGTTCCTGTTAAAAATCCTTGGGAGATATTTGCTTGGTTACCAATGGGAAATTGGAATGAGTGTCCTACTACTTCAGAACATATGGCAATATCAAGGTATTGGTTTGAGAAATATGGAGCTGTACCAATTAGTATGACACATGATGTAGTGGAATATAGAGTTGAGAAGGTTATAAAAACAGAAGATGAAGCTATGGAAGTAGCAGTAGAGATGTATGGATATTGCCCTGATGTAGACCAAAGTTATGATACTCTTGGATTATTAGCTGGTAGTTTAGTAGATTCTAGTGTTTGGTATTTCTGGTGGGATTAG
- a CDS encoding DUF2262 domain-containing protein → MEKLRVDDFEIEENEWGYVFSTYFDFWEDEVGVTLDLDYNIKDEKELSEEEIREVIEKALKNLNPLLKKAESNRNQLIELLKEKNYIELANEWIAGAEEVEGKEGYYLIDDEEVHIPITEEEFEKSISCRGGIGATIGLDGELDFISIYLVFEPDYFAGHCIEGYINEDGSFSVNGLAG, encoded by the coding sequence ATGGAAAAATTAAGAGTAGATGATTTTGAAATAGAAGAAAATGAATGGGGATATGTTTTTTCAACCTATTTTGACTTTTGGGAAGATGAAGTAGGAGTAACATTAGATTTAGATTACAATATAAAAGATGAAAAAGAGCTTTCAGAAGAGGAAATCAGAGAAGTTATAGAAAAAGCTTTAAAAAATCTGAATCCTCTATTGAAAAAAGCTGAAAGTAATAGAAATCAACTCATAGAACTTTTAAAAGAAAAAAACTATATAGAATTAGCAAATGAATGGATAGCAGGAGCTGAAGAAGTAGAGGGAAAAGAGGGATATTATTTAATAGATGATGAAGAAGTTCATATTCCTATTACAGAGGAAGAATTTGAAAAAAGTATTAGTTGTAGAGGAGGAATAGGAGCTACTATTGGTTTAGATGGAGAACTAGACTTTATATCTATTTACTTAGTATTTGAACCAGATTATTTTGCTGGACATTGTATAGAAGGGTATATTAATGAAGATGGTAGTTTTTCAGTTAATGGATTAGCTGGATAG
- a CDS encoding DUF4259 domain-containing protein, with translation MGAWGIKALESDEGLDVVDVLREYLEGFKNKRVITLKEIINLMIEQGMLGETLEEIEFLYDNTAIAISELYFDFKENGKLDYDDEEEDETTFSKLEKFSSDKKSLKYLIDYLTNIYNKVPDEDGEREIVDLWYDNGQNPSYEEWYNHLKSLIEKLKGEYGN, from the coding sequence ATGGGAGCTTGGGGTATAAAAGCATTAGAGAGTGATGAAGGATTAGATGTTGTTGATGTTTTAAGAGAATATCTTGAAGGATTTAAAAATAAGAGAGTGATTACTTTAAAAGAAATAATAAATTTAATGATTGAACAAGGAATGTTAGGAGAAACTCTTGAAGAGATAGAATTTCTTTATGATAATACAGCAATAGCCATATCAGAACTTTATTTTGATTTTAAAGAGAATGGAAAATTAGATTATGATGATGAAGAGGAAGATGAAACTACTTTTTCTAAATTAGAAAAATTTTCTAGTGATAAAAAATCTTTAAAATACCTTATTGACTATTTAACTAATATTTATAATAAAGTTCCTGATGAAGATGGCGAAAGAGAAATAGTAGATTTGTGGTATGATAATGGACAAAATCCAAGTTATGAAGAATGGTATAATCATTTAAAATCTTTGATAGAAAAATTAAAAGGTGAATATGGAAACTAG